aagtccaacaggtttatctggaatcatgagctttcagagcgctgccccttcaccaggtgagtgactcacctgatgaaggagcgagactctgaaagctcgtgattccaaataaacctgttggactttaacctggtgttgtgagacttcttactgtgcttaccccagtccaacgccggcatctccacatcaagttaaaGGCATTAAATGCAACTCGTTGTGGGAGGGCACGTGTTTAACCCAGTGGAACCGACTGCTAGTATAGCTGCTTTCCGAGAGAGCAGGTAAGGAACCTTACCGTATTGCTCGCACCAAGTTGTGAAAGGCATTGTCTACGTTTAGTCGGATTTTGGCGGAAGCTTCCAGATACGTCACCTTCAGCTGCCTCGCGAGATTCTCCGCTTCCTCTTTGGTCACCTGCAGTTTCGAGCACAGGACAGGTGGTTATTTATGGAATAgcaacccaccccccaccaagcCTGCTTCCCCCGTGACCCCCAACCCACCAAGCCTGCTTCCCCCGTGACCCCCAACCCAACCAAGCCTGctttccccccccgacccccaacccaccaagcctgcttccccccccgacccccaacccAACCAAGCCTGCTTCCCCcaaccccgtctctccctcacacaaaccTTGACCCCACGCGAGGCTCACCTGTCGCTGGTGTTCAAGGTCAGCCTTGTTCCCAATGAGGATCATGGGAAATTCATCTCGGTCTTTGACCCGGAGTATCTGACGGTGAAATTTGCTGATCTCGTCAAAACTGAAAAGAAACGTGTTTGTGTCTGAACCATTgatttattgtgacatgtattaacatacagtgaaaagtattgtttcttgcgcactatacaaaccaagcataccgttcatagagaaggaaaggacagagtgcagaatgtagtgttacagtcatagctagggtgtggagaaagatcaacttaatgcaaggtaagtctattcaaaagtctgacagcagcagggaagaagctgttcgagtcggttgatacgcgacctcaagacttttgtatctttttcccggcggaagaagacgggagagagaatgtccggggtgcgtggggtccttgattatgttggctgctttgtcgaggcagcgggaagtgtagacagagtcaatggatgggaggctggtttgagtgatggattgggctacattcacaaccttttgtcgtttcttgcggtcttgggcagagcaggagccataccaagctgtgatataaccagaaagaatgctttctatggtgcatttgtaaaagttggtgagagtcgtagctgacatgccaaatttccttagtcttctgagaaagtagaggcgttggtggggctttcttaactatagtgtcggcatggggggggaccaggacaggttgttggtgatctggacacctaaaaacttgaagctctcgaccctttctacttcatccccgttgatgtagacaggggcatgttctcctttatgcttcctgaagtcgatgacaatctcctttgttttgttgacattgagggagagattattgttgctgcaccagttcaccagattctctatctcattcctgtactctgtctagtcattgtttgagatccgacccactacggtggtgtcatcagcaaacttgaaaatcgaattggaggggaatttggccgcacagtcaaagGTGTTGGTAGCCAGATGTTCATCATCCACTCAGTCCGAGAGGCGGGAGACCTCTCTGGAGCTGCTGCAAGgtctgggtggaggagggaaccaTGGGACGATGAGGATTGGCCTTGCAGGACGTATTGGTGGCCAAACTGCAAACCCAAGCCTTGGGGGAACGTTTAGACATCATTCCAGAGGAACAACTTTTCccattgggggaggcgatggcctagtgctattaccgctagactattaatcccgaaactcagctaatgtcctgaggacccgggttcgaattccgccacggcagatggtggaatttgaattccataaaaaatatcgaagctatggcatggagacaggcccttcagcccatactggtccatgccgaccaaaatgtccatctaagctaaccccatttgcctgcatttggcccacatccctctaaacctttcctatccatgtatctgtccaaatgcccttTAATTGTTGTCAAtgtctctgcctcaaccacttcctccggcagctcattccacacacgcaccaccctctgtgtaaaaaagttgctcctcaggttcccattaattcgttcgcctcttaacttaaacctatgccccctatgcggcatggtggcacagtggttagcactgctgcctcacagcgccagggacccaggttcgattcccggctcgggtcactgtctgtgcggagtctgcccgtgtctgcgtgggtttcctccgggtgctccggtttcctctctcagtccaaaaaacgtgctggttagggtacgtggaccatgttaaattctccctcagtgttacccaaacaggtgtggcgactaggggattttcacagtaacttcattgcagtgataatcatagaaatcatagaaaccctacagtgcagaaggaggccattcggcccatcgagtttgcaccgaccacaatcccacccaggccctacccccacatattttacccactaatccctctaacctacgcatcccaggactctaaggggcaatttttttttaaaaacctggccaatcaacctaacccgcacatctttggactgtgggaggaaaccggagcacccggaggaaacccacgcagacacgaggagaatgtgcaaactccacacagacagtgactcgagccgggaatcgaacccgggaccctggagctgtgaagcaacagtgctaaccactgtgctaccgtgccgccctaatgtaagccgatttgcgacaataataaataattttaCTTTATTAAACTTTTAGTTCTCAATTCACCAACCCTGGGCAAAAGACGGAGTGCATTTTGCcccatccatgcctctcatgatcttatacatctctgtatatctggaattaagaatctactgatgaccatgaaaccattgtcagaaaaacccatctggttcactaatgtcctttagggaaggaaatctgccgtccttacccggtctgccctacatgtgactccagagccacagcaatgtggttgactctcaactgccctccaagggcgactagggatgggcaataaatgctggcccagccagcgacgcccatgtcccacaaatgaataaaaataaactctgCTGGTAAACGAGGGTTCAAATCTCTTTAGTTTTCTTTAAACATCAGCTGATTATTTGTTTTACCGCCAAGTTGGGTAGGGATGTCCAGATGATgaatcctctgctctttgtgatttttattaatgacttagaggagggggctgaagggtggatcagtaaatttgctgatgacaccaagattggtggagtagtggatgaggtggagggctgttgtaggctgcaaagagacattgataggttgcaaagctgggctgaaaaatggcaaatggagtttaaccctgataaatgtgaggtgattcattttggtaggactaatttaaatgtggattacagggtcaaaggtagggttctgaagactgtggaggaacagagagatcttggggtccatatccacagatctctaaaggttgccactcaagtggatagagctgtgaagaaggcctatagtgtcttagcttttattaacagggggttggagtttaagagccgtggggttatgctgcaactgtacaggaccttggtgagaccacatttggaatattgtgtgcagttctggtcacctcactataagaaggatgtggaagcgctggaaagagtgcagaggagatttaccaggatgctgcctggtttggagggtaggtcttatgaggaaaggttgagggagctaggaatgttctcgctggagtggaggaggctgaggggagacttaatagaggtttataaaatgatgaaggggatagatagagtgaatgttcaaagactatttcctcgggtggatggagctattacaagggggcataactatagggttcgtggtgggagatataggaaggatatcagaggtaggttctttacgcagagagtggttggggtgtggaatggactgcctgcagtgatagtggagtcagacactttaggaacatttaagcggttattggataggcgcatggagcacaccaggatgatagggagtgggatagcttgatcttggtttcagataaagctcggcacaacatcgtgggccgaagggcctgttctgtgctgtactgttctatgttctatgtaacccctGGAGACTCCATCTAATCCTGTTGGGTTGACAACCTTAGTTTCGCCGCTGCCTTGTGTCTGTGGACACGATTGGACTTGTTGAGAAATCTCACTTCCATCCTGCCCGCTAATACGTCTGTCGGTGTTTGTACATGTCAGGCAGTTGGTTTCAGTGAGATACGGGAAGGTGAGCAGTGCCTTGTGGCTTAAAGAACCAACTtgtgaatcagcaccttcagaaaGTGAGGGCAGTTGGTAGAATGTTTTtgtttgttcattcgtgggacatgggcgtcgctggctgggccaacatttattgcccatcccattacccgagggtagttgagagtcaaccacattgctgtggctctggagtcacatgtaggccagaccgggtaaagacggcagatttctttccctaaagggcatcagtgaaccagatgggtttttccggcaatggtttcatggtcatcagtagattcttaattccagatatttttattgaattcaaattccaccatctgccgtggcgggattcgaacccgggtccccagaacattagctgagtttctggattaatagtctggcgataataccactaggccatcgcctccccagtgaaGGGCAAAACAGTTTGACTGAAGTCAGTCAGTCGAATGATGCTTCTTCCCAGTTGGcaggatgaggtgggggggggggggaacctggCCAGAGTAGGGGGCTGTGATTGGATTTACACAATGAAACATCCGGGAATACGGTCAGAGTTGGGAACTCAATTCAAGTTTATTTAACAGGATCGAGGTACAGAAGGTGAGGCcattatgtctgtgctggccctttGAAGGAGTGGCTGGGCTTAGCCCCACATCCGCAATCTTTGTTTAACCCGGCAGttcctcatcatagaatccctacagtgcagaattaggccatttggcccatcgagtctgcaccgaccacaattccacccaggccctacccccatatccctacacatttacccgctaatccctctaacttacgcatctcaggacactaaggggcaattttagcacagccaatcaacctaacccgcgcatctttggactgtgggaggaaaccggagcacccggaggaaacccacacagacacatcctTGGACAAAGTTTTAAAAATGGATGCAATGTGAGGGTCACCAGCAGGgctagcgtttgttgcccatccctaattgcttctGTACTGATGGCTTGTGAGGCCATAGCaacacggcgacacagtggtcagcactgctacctcacagcactagggacccaggttcgattccggcctcaggtgactgtgtggagtctgtgcattctcccagtgtctgcatgggtttcctcccacagtccaaagagttatagtcatcgaggtttacagcatggaaacaggc
This is a stretch of genomic DNA from Mustelus asterias unplaced genomic scaffold, sMusAst1.hap1.1 HAP1_SCAFFOLD_2271, whole genome shotgun sequence. It encodes these proteins:
- the LOC144489520 gene encoding ras-related protein R-Ras2-like is translated as MREQYMRSGEGFLLVFAINDRGSFDEISKFHRQILRVKDRDEFPMILIGNKADLEHQRQVTKEEAENLARQLKVTYLEASAKIRLNVDNAFHNLVRAIRKFQELESPPSPQLKASKGESGGCPCVLV